A genomic window from Promicromonospora sukumoe includes:
- a CDS encoding helix-hairpin-helix domain-containing protein: MQPETAQQRRPDPWPFGPVRGSDGPPPPDVEPDEPALTATAHEDEARTEADDLVARLRARRSTSGVAAAYAAAHGHPADPRAEQGARRWALTGTTAVVAVVAVLLLGVVAAALSMRGGGVEALAPVAEKGLDGGSASAPAADGEGDPAVLPDAVAPDAEAPGAASGAPSGEAASGGLLVHVVGEVARPGLVTLADGARVADAVEAAGGVTRKGDLTAVNLARTVVDGEQLYVPKPGEPVPGVAGPGGSGSAASGAGAGGAASGAAGSGGTIDINTADAVGLEALPGVGPSIAQAIVEWRETNGAFASVDELDDVPGIGPATLDELRDSARVGP, translated from the coding sequence ATGCAGCCAGAGACCGCGCAGCAGCGCCGCCCCGACCCCTGGCCGTTCGGCCCGGTGCGCGGGTCCGACGGCCCGCCTCCCCCGGACGTCGAACCGGACGAACCAGCCCTGACGGCGACAGCGCACGAGGACGAGGCGCGGACCGAGGCAGACGACCTCGTGGCCCGCCTGCGCGCCCGCCGGTCCACGTCGGGCGTCGCGGCTGCGTACGCGGCGGCGCACGGGCATCCCGCCGATCCCCGGGCCGAGCAGGGCGCCCGCCGGTGGGCCCTGACCGGCACGACGGCGGTGGTCGCCGTCGTGGCCGTGCTCCTGCTCGGGGTGGTCGCGGCAGCGCTCTCGATGCGCGGCGGCGGCGTCGAGGCGCTTGCGCCTGTCGCGGAGAAGGGCCTGGACGGCGGGTCGGCGAGCGCCCCCGCCGCGGACGGCGAGGGCGATCCTGCCGTGCTGCCGGACGCTGTCGCCCCGGACGCCGAGGCCCCAGGCGCGGCGAGCGGCGCGCCGTCGGGCGAGGCCGCGAGCGGCGGCCTGCTGGTTCACGTGGTCGGCGAGGTGGCCCGGCCCGGCTTGGTCACGCTGGCCGACGGCGCCCGGGTGGCCGATGCCGTGGAGGCGGCCGGTGGTGTGACCCGCAAGGGCGACCTGACCGCCGTGAACCTGGCCCGCACCGTGGTCGACGGCGAGCAGCTGTACGTGCCAAAGCCCGGGGAGCCGGTGCCCGGAGTGGCGGGGCCCGGCGGGAGCGGTTCGGCTGCCTCGGGCGCCGGTGCGGGTGGTGCGGCGTCGGGCGCGGCAGGCAGCGGCGGCACCATCGACATCAACACGGCCGATGCCGTCGGCCTGGAGGCGCTCCCCGGCGTCGGGCCGTCGATCGCTCAGGCGATCGTCGAGTGGCGCGAGACGAACGGCGCGTTCGCGAGCGTGGACGAGCTCGACGACGTGCCGGGGATCGGTCCGGCCACCCTGGACGAGCTCCGCGACAGCGCGCGGGTGGGCCCATGA
- a CDS encoding alpha/beta fold hydrolase, with product MTDKKTHTLDVPGAVLTYDVRAAQTPTDEPPLVLIGLPMGAEGFNTLSGHFTDRTVVTYDPRGVERSTRTGDDLPVIEHHADDVHRIIEAVGGGPVDLFASSGGAVVALELAATHPEDVRTVVAHEPPLPGVLPDRDAVIAAMTDVHDTYQAKGFGAGMAKFIALVMATGEIPADYTEQADPDPAMFGMPTEDDGTRNDLMLGVNMVTLPRYEPAWAALKAGAPEVLLAVGEDTGEEITGRAARATAARLDTEALVFPGGHGGFSGGEYGQPADKPVEFAARLREVLAR from the coding sequence ATGACCGACAAGAAGACCCACACCCTGGACGTGCCGGGCGCCGTCCTGACCTATGACGTGCGCGCGGCGCAGACCCCGACCGACGAGCCGCCGCTGGTGCTCATCGGCCTGCCGATGGGCGCGGAGGGTTTCAACACCCTGTCGGGCCACTTCACCGACCGGACCGTGGTGACCTACGACCCGCGCGGTGTGGAGCGCAGCACCCGCACGGGCGACGACCTTCCCGTGATCGAGCACCACGCCGACGACGTGCACCGGATCATCGAGGCCGTGGGCGGCGGCCCCGTGGACCTCTTCGCCTCCAGCGGCGGCGCCGTCGTCGCGCTCGAGCTCGCCGCGACCCACCCGGAGGACGTGCGGACCGTCGTCGCGCACGAGCCCCCGCTGCCCGGCGTGCTGCCGGACCGCGATGCCGTGATCGCGGCCATGACCGACGTGCACGACACGTACCAGGCGAAGGGCTTCGGCGCGGGGATGGCCAAGTTCATCGCGCTGGTCATGGCCACGGGCGAGATCCCCGCGGACTACACGGAGCAGGCCGACCCCGACCCGGCGATGTTCGGCATGCCCACGGAGGACGACGGCACCCGCAACGACCTGATGCTGGGCGTGAACATGGTGACGCTGCCCCGGTACGAGCCCGCCTGGGCCGCCCTCAAGGCCGGTGCGCCCGAGGTCCTGCTCGCCGTCGGCGAGGACACGGGCGAGGAGATCACCGGGCGGGCCGCACGCGCGACGGCAGCACGGCTCGACACCGAGGCGCTCGTCTTCCCCGGCGGTCACGGCGGCTTCAGCGGCGGGGAGTACGGCCAGCCGGCCGACAAGCCGGTGGAGTTCGCGGCAAGGCTCCGCGAGGTCCTGGCCCGCTGA
- a CDS encoding DegV family protein — protein sequence MRNRRRPSRPAPQEVRVVTDSTACLPAGLPGGPVVVPLRVLVGDEAYAEGEDITPDRLAELVSAGRHVTTSQPSPEAFAAVYRTLGEQGVRSVVSVHLSGALSGTVGSAGTAAARSPLQVRAVDSRTAAAGLGFAARAAAECAAAGADAAHVAARAIEVAGTAHAMFVVDTLEHLRRGGRLSGPAAALGTVLGVKPILRLSDGAIELAQRVRTRAAGAERLLEQAAGYVAGATRPVVAVHHFGAHDRALALAGRLHTRTRADVEVTPLSAVLGVHVGPGTLAVVVADLGDHAH from the coding sequence ATGCGCAACCGTCGTCGTCCTTCCCGCCCGGCACCCCAGGAGGTGCGGGTCGTCACCGACTCCACGGCCTGCCTGCCCGCCGGGCTGCCGGGCGGCCCGGTCGTGGTGCCGCTGCGCGTCCTGGTCGGTGACGAGGCGTACGCCGAGGGCGAGGACATCACGCCCGACCGCCTGGCCGAGCTCGTCTCCGCGGGCCGGCACGTGACCACCTCGCAGCCCTCGCCCGAGGCGTTCGCGGCGGTCTACCGCACCCTCGGCGAGCAGGGCGTCCGGTCGGTCGTGTCTGTGCACCTGTCCGGGGCGCTGTCGGGCACCGTCGGCTCCGCCGGTACGGCTGCCGCGCGCTCGCCGCTGCAGGTCCGCGCCGTGGACTCGCGGACGGCGGCGGCGGGCCTCGGCTTCGCCGCGCGTGCCGCCGCCGAGTGCGCCGCCGCCGGGGCCGACGCGGCCCACGTCGCCGCCCGGGCCATCGAGGTCGCCGGGACGGCCCATGCCATGTTCGTCGTCGACACGCTGGAGCACCTGCGGCGCGGCGGCCGGCTCTCCGGCCCGGCGGCGGCGCTCGGCACCGTCCTGGGAGTCAAGCCGATCCTGCGGCTGTCCGACGGCGCGATCGAGCTGGCCCAGCGGGTGCGCACCCGCGCGGCCGGCGCCGAACGGCTGCTGGAGCAGGCCGCCGGGTACGTCGCCGGGGCGACACGGCCCGTCGTCGCCGTCCACCACTTCGGCGCGCACGACCGGGCGCTCGCCCTGGCCGGCCGCCTGCACACCCGGACGCGCGCGGACGTCGAGGTCACGCCGCTGAGTGCCGTCCTCGGGGTGCACGTCGGCCCGGGCACGCTCGCCGTCGTCGTCGCGGACCTGGGCGACCACGCGCACTGA
- a CDS encoding helicase HerA-like domain-containing protein: MSDASTPDLAALRAAAAAAQKALEDAESAAEPAPSAPEAPAPPPAGATADDAAPLAGYAAEVAAGYAAEATLPLGALLEGEPGGEATPNPQVQVGFALSMLNRHGLVAGATGTGKTKTLQGMAEGLSLAGVPVFLADVKGDLSGLALPGPDNPKVAERAASIGQDWRPTQYPVEFYSLGGIGKGVPIRTTVTDFGPLLMSKVLGLNETQESSLTLIFHWADKKGLALLDLKDLQSVIAYLTSDEGKGELKGIGGVSAATAGVILREIVGLEGQGADAFFGEPAFSTSDLIATKGDLGVLSVLELPAVQDRPQLFSTFLMWLLADLFQDLPEVGDADKPKLVFFFDEAHLLFTDASKDFLQQVVQTVRLIRSKGVGVFFVTQSPKDVPSDVLAQLGNRVQHALRAFTPDDATALRAAARTFPTSPYDLERLLQELGTGEAVVTVLTEKGAPSPVAWTRVRAPQASMDPAGDAEIDRVVAASPGQARYGAAVDAESAFELLQAKAQEQEAARAAAEGSATAAEDEQELAKERARLEKETATRERTEARHKEQAARDRNRVVGSLAKTAGTVLVRELTRSLFGTRKR; this comes from the coding sequence ATGTCCGATGCATCGACGCCAGACCTCGCCGCTCTGCGGGCGGCAGCAGCGGCGGCCCAGAAGGCCCTTGAGGACGCGGAAAGTGCGGCCGAACCGGCGCCGTCGGCGCCCGAAGCCCCCGCACCACCCCCGGCGGGCGCGACCGCGGACGACGCCGCCCCGCTCGCGGGCTACGCGGCCGAGGTCGCCGCGGGCTACGCGGCGGAGGCCACGCTGCCGCTCGGCGCCCTCCTGGAGGGCGAGCCCGGCGGGGAGGCGACGCCGAACCCGCAGGTCCAGGTGGGTTTCGCGCTGTCGATGCTGAACCGGCACGGCCTGGTGGCGGGCGCCACGGGAACCGGCAAGACCAAGACGCTGCAGGGCATGGCCGAGGGGCTCTCGCTGGCCGGGGTGCCGGTGTTCCTGGCGGACGTCAAGGGCGACCTGTCAGGTCTCGCGCTGCCCGGCCCGGACAACCCGAAGGTCGCGGAGCGCGCCGCGAGCATCGGGCAGGACTGGCGTCCCACGCAGTACCCGGTGGAGTTCTACTCGCTGGGCGGGATCGGCAAGGGCGTGCCGATCCGGACGACGGTCACCGACTTCGGTCCGCTGCTGATGTCCAAGGTGCTCGGCCTGAACGAGACGCAGGAGTCGAGCCTCACGCTGATCTTCCACTGGGCCGACAAGAAGGGCCTGGCGCTGCTCGACCTCAAGGACCTGCAGTCGGTGATCGCCTACCTCACCTCGGACGAGGGCAAGGGCGAGCTCAAGGGCATCGGCGGTGTCTCGGCGGCCACGGCGGGCGTCATCCTGCGCGAGATCGTGGGGCTGGAGGGGCAGGGCGCCGACGCGTTCTTCGGCGAGCCCGCGTTCTCGACGTCGGACCTCATCGCGACCAAGGGCGACCTCGGCGTGCTGAGCGTGCTGGAGCTGCCCGCCGTCCAGGACCGGCCGCAGCTCTTCTCGACGTTCCTCATGTGGCTGCTCGCGGACCTCTTCCAGGACCTGCCCGAGGTGGGCGACGCCGACAAGCCCAAGCTGGTGTTCTTCTTCGACGAGGCGCACCTGCTGTTCACGGACGCGTCCAAGGACTTCCTGCAGCAGGTGGTGCAGACCGTGCGGCTGATCCGGTCCAAGGGGGTCGGGGTCTTCTTCGTGACGCAGTCGCCCAAGGACGTGCCGTCCGACGTCCTGGCGCAGCTCGGCAACCGGGTGCAGCACGCGCTGCGCGCCTTCACGCCCGACGACGCCACCGCGCTGCGGGCCGCCGCCCGCACGTTCCCGACGTCGCCGTACGACCTGGAGCGGCTGCTGCAGGAGCTCGGTACCGGCGAGGCGGTGGTCACGGTGCTGACCGAGAAGGGCGCGCCGTCGCCCGTCGCATGGACGCGGGTGCGTGCGCCGCAGGCCTCGATGGACCCGGCCGGCGACGCGGAGATCGACCGCGTGGTCGCGGCCTCGCCCGGACAGGCCAGGTACGGCGCCGCGGTCGACGCGGAGTCGGCGTTCGAGCTGCTCCAGGCGAAGGCGCAGGAGCAGGAGGCCGCCCGTGCCGCCGCCGAGGGGTCCGCGACCGCGGCCGAGGACGAGCAGGAGCTCGCCAAGGAGCGGGCCCGGCTCGAGAAGGAGACCGCGACCCGGGAGCGCACGGAGGCCCGGCACAAGGAGCAGGCCGCGCGGGACCGGAACCGCGTGGTGGGCTCGCTGGCGAAGACGGCGGGCACGGTGCTGGTCCGCGAGCTGACCCGCTCCCTCTTCGGCACCCGCAAGCGTTAA
- a CDS encoding DUF559 domain-containing protein gives MANSIFTVSEAPDLDISPHLLRTVRFTAPTSGVRIDDADPSLIDRCRAITRVVHPNAAFARTTALRLLGVDLPWQLADDQAVHVVTPRRSERPQRYAIRPHFCGQKQLDVVDRFGLRITSAAQTWLQVAHNLDRDSLVGLGDAMTRRKNPATSVPALSHLLHETFKMKGLTLCREAVDLVRPGTDSPMETRLRLIIADAGLPEPVVNVPARDAADQFLALPDLSYPGLKIAIEYDGDHHRADPATWRRDVERRQSLEDAGWLIITATADDVIRHPDRLVTRIRTAIRARRARLER, from the coding sequence GTGGCAAACAGCATCTTCACGGTGTCCGAGGCGCCAGACCTCGATATCAGTCCTCATCTCTTGCGAACCGTACGGTTCACGGCTCCGACGTCGGGCGTGCGCATCGATGACGCCGACCCGTCGCTCATCGACCGCTGCCGCGCGATCACGCGCGTGGTGCATCCGAACGCCGCCTTCGCCCGCACGACGGCCCTGCGGCTGCTCGGCGTCGACCTCCCCTGGCAGCTCGCGGACGATCAGGCAGTTCATGTCGTGACACCGCGTAGAAGCGAGCGGCCGCAGCGATACGCGATCAGACCGCACTTCTGCGGTCAGAAGCAGCTCGATGTCGTCGACCGGTTCGGCCTACGCATCACGTCGGCGGCTCAGACCTGGCTCCAGGTCGCACACAACTTGGACCGCGACAGTCTCGTCGGTCTGGGGGACGCGATGACGCGTCGTAAGAATCCGGCGACCTCGGTGCCGGCGCTGAGCCATCTCCTGCACGAGACCTTCAAGATGAAGGGGCTGACGCTCTGCCGGGAAGCTGTCGATCTGGTGCGGCCCGGAACCGACTCACCGATGGAGACGAGGTTGCGGTTGATCATCGCCGACGCCGGACTGCCCGAGCCCGTGGTCAACGTCCCTGCCCGCGATGCCGCAGACCAGTTCCTCGCGCTTCCCGATCTGTCCTATCCGGGGCTCAAGATCGCGATCGAGTACGACGGCGACCACCACCGGGCCGATCCGGCGACCTGGCGCCGCGACGTCGAGCGCCGGCAAAGCCTCGAGGACGCGGGCTGGCTGATCATCACGGCGACTGCGGACGACGTCATCCGTCACCCCGACCGTCTGGTAACCCGAATCCGCACCGCGATCCGAGCGAGACGCGCCCGTCTCGAACGTTGA
- the leuS gene encoding leucine--tRNA ligase, whose translation MPDAPERTTTPDEPRFRYTPTLAQQIELRWQDIWEERGTFHAANPQGRLTGPGGSPAAGDPYFIMDMFPYPSGAGLHVGHPLGYIATDVTGRFRRMRGDNVLHALGYDAFGLPAEQYAVQTGQHPRTTTEANIGNMRRQLRRLGLGHDPRRTFATIDPEYVRWTQWIFLQIFESWYDADAERPGPVTGAGDGRGRARPIAELRAELAAGTRPVPGHDGDNAGGAVWSALSELERRDVIDAQRLAYIDSSPVNWCPGLGTVLANEEVTSDGRSERGNFPVFQRNLRQWKMRITAYADRLTDDLELIDWPDKVKSMQRNWIGRSTGANVRFDVVGTAEGDPAGAAGSLEVFTTRPDTLFGATFMVVAPEHALLDEVPAAWPDGTRSAWTGGYDTPVEAVAAYRREASAKTAVERQADAGKKTGVFTGHLAVNPVSGLQVPVFTADYVLMGYGTGAIMAVPGGDERDFAFAEAYDLPVIHTVEPAGGLPEDHTGAFAGDGVAVRSANDEISLDGLGVVEAKAKIIAWLESKNIGEGTTTYRLNDWLFSRQRYWGEPFPVVWDEDDRPVAIPDAMLPVDLPDVPDYAPRTFDPEDANSEPEAPLGRNDDWVHVTLDLGDGPKKYRRDTNTMPNWAGSCWYYLRYLDPAETSAAALPELENYWLGPQHNPTSGPAGGVDLYVGGVEHAVLHLLYARFWHKVLFDLGHVSGVEPFGKLFNQGYVQAYAYTDARGQYVPAEEVEGDEQAGFTWQGEPVNREYGKMGKSLKNVVTPDEMYEQYGADTFRVYEMSMGPLDLSRPWETRAVVGSQRFLQRLWRNVVSEETGELTVTDDDADTATLRAVHRAIADVRVEMENMRPNTAIAKLITLNNHLTGLSAVPRSAVEPLILMTAPIAPHIAEELWSRLGHEDSLAHAPFPAADDQYLVQDTVTCVVQVQGKVRAKFEVAPSISAEDLEAAALAEPNVVKFLDGRGVRKVIVRAPKLVNIVPA comes from the coding sequence ATGCCCGACGCACCCGAGCGCACCACGACTCCCGACGAGCCCCGTTTCCGCTACACCCCGACCCTCGCGCAGCAGATCGAGCTGCGCTGGCAGGACATCTGGGAGGAGCGCGGCACGTTCCACGCGGCGAACCCGCAGGGGCGACTTACGGGGCCGGGCGGGAGCCCGGCGGCGGGCGACCCGTACTTCATCATGGACATGTTCCCGTACCCCTCGGGTGCGGGCCTGCACGTGGGCCACCCGCTGGGCTACATCGCCACGGACGTGACCGGTCGCTTCCGCCGCATGCGCGGCGACAACGTGCTGCACGCGCTGGGCTACGACGCCTTCGGCCTGCCCGCCGAGCAGTACGCCGTCCAGACGGGCCAGCACCCGCGCACCACCACCGAGGCCAACATCGGCAACATGCGGCGCCAGCTGCGCCGCCTCGGTCTGGGCCACGACCCGCGCCGCACCTTCGCGACCATCGACCCCGAGTACGTCCGCTGGACCCAGTGGATCTTCCTGCAGATCTTCGAGTCCTGGTACGACGCCGACGCCGAGCGTCCCGGCCCTGTGACGGGTGCGGGCGACGGCCGCGGCCGGGCGCGTCCGATCGCGGAGCTGCGGGCCGAGCTCGCCGCGGGCACCCGCCCCGTCCCCGGGCACGACGGTGACAACGCCGGCGGCGCGGTCTGGTCCGCGCTGAGCGAGCTCGAGCGGCGCGACGTCATCGACGCGCAGCGCCTCGCCTACATCGACTCCTCGCCGGTGAACTGGTGCCCGGGCCTGGGCACCGTGCTCGCGAACGAGGAGGTCACGTCCGACGGCCGCTCCGAGCGCGGCAACTTCCCCGTCTTCCAGCGCAACCTGCGCCAGTGGAAGATGCGGATCACCGCCTACGCCGACCGCCTCACGGACGACCTGGAGCTCATCGACTGGCCGGACAAGGTCAAGTCGATGCAGCGCAACTGGATCGGCCGCTCCACGGGCGCCAACGTCCGGTTCGACGTCGTCGGCACCGCCGAGGGCGACCCGGCCGGCGCGGCGGGCTCGCTGGAGGTCTTCACCACCCGCCCCGACACGCTGTTCGGCGCCACGTTCATGGTGGTCGCGCCGGAGCACGCGCTGCTCGACGAGGTCCCCGCGGCCTGGCCGGACGGCACGCGCTCCGCGTGGACCGGCGGGTACGACACCCCGGTCGAGGCCGTCGCCGCCTACCGGCGCGAGGCGTCCGCCAAGACCGCCGTCGAGCGCCAGGCCGACGCGGGCAAGAAGACCGGCGTGTTCACCGGGCACCTGGCCGTGAACCCGGTCAGCGGCCTGCAGGTCCCGGTCTTCACCGCGGACTACGTGCTCATGGGCTACGGCACCGGCGCCATCATGGCCGTGCCGGGCGGCGACGAGCGCGACTTCGCGTTCGCCGAGGCCTACGACCTGCCCGTGATCCACACGGTCGAGCCCGCGGGTGGCCTGCCCGAGGACCACACCGGGGCGTTCGCGGGCGACGGCGTCGCCGTGCGGTCCGCCAACGACGAGATCTCGCTCGACGGCCTGGGCGTCGTCGAGGCCAAGGCGAAGATCATCGCCTGGCTGGAGAGCAAGAACATCGGCGAGGGCACCACGACCTACCGCCTCAACGACTGGCTGTTCAGCCGCCAGCGGTACTGGGGCGAGCCGTTCCCCGTGGTGTGGGACGAGGACGACCGCCCGGTGGCGATCCCCGACGCGATGCTGCCGGTCGACCTCCCGGACGTGCCGGACTACGCGCCGCGCACCTTCGACCCGGAGGACGCGAACTCCGAGCCCGAGGCGCCGCTGGGCCGCAACGACGACTGGGTGCACGTCACGCTCGACCTGGGCGACGGGCCCAAGAAGTACCGCCGCGACACCAACACGATGCCCAACTGGGCCGGGTCGTGCTGGTACTACCTGCGCTACCTCGACCCCGCCGAGACCTCGGCGGCGGCGCTGCCCGAGCTCGAGAACTACTGGCTGGGGCCGCAGCACAACCCGACGTCCGGCCCGGCCGGCGGCGTCGACCTCTACGTGGGCGGCGTGGAGCACGCGGTGCTGCACCTGCTGTACGCGCGGTTCTGGCACAAGGTGCTCTTCGACCTGGGCCACGTCAGCGGCGTCGAGCCGTTCGGCAAGCTCTTCAACCAGGGCTACGTCCAGGCGTACGCGTACACCGACGCGCGCGGCCAGTACGTGCCCGCCGAGGAGGTCGAGGGCGACGAGCAGGCCGGCTTCACCTGGCAGGGCGAGCCCGTCAACCGTGAGTACGGGAAGATGGGCAAGTCGCTGAAGAACGTGGTGACGCCCGACGAGATGTACGAGCAGTACGGCGCCGACACGTTCCGGGTCTACGAGATGTCGATGGGTCCGCTGGACCTGTCGCGCCCGTGGGAGACGCGGGCCGTCGTCGGGTCGCAGCGATTCCTGCAGCGGCTGTGGCGCAACGTCGTCTCCGAGGAGACGGGTGAGCTCACCGTCACGGACGACGACGCCGACACCGCGACGCTGCGCGCCGTGCACCGCGCCATCGCCGACGTCCGCGTCGAGATGGAGAACATGCGGCCCAACACCGCGATCGCCAAGCTCATCACGCTGAACAACCACCTCACGGGGCTGTCGGCCGTGCCGCGCTCGGCCGTGGAGCCGCTGATCCTGATGACGGCGCCGATCGCGCCGCACATCGCGGAGGAGCTGTGGTCGCGGCTCGGGCACGAGGACTCGCTGGCGCACGCGCCGTTCCCGGCCGCCGACGACCAGTACCTCGTCCAGGACACCGTGACCTGCGTGGTCCAGGTGCAGGGCAAGGTGCGGGCCAAGTTCGAGGTCGCCCCGAGCATCTCCGCGGAGGACCTGGAGGCGGCGGCGCTGGCCGAGCCGAACGTGGTCAAGTTCCTGGACGGTCGCGGGGTGCGCAAGGTGATCGTCCGCGCCCCGAAGCTGGTCAACATAGTCCCGGCCTAA
- a CDS encoding alkaline phosphatase family protein gives MMPSLRKILATSIAAATVWTASTAVAAPLPDDEQQSTTSHADRTDRTDRAHRADHVVLLALDGFDVEYLDLVRDDAGSPGTVEMPNLRALLRRGSVTTSTGVMTSITNPSWSSVATGSWPATHRNTAYWFDPATNTARGQQRDLAVPTVAQSIREQGGTVFSAQWFILQNYGVTFGDPDALYTQPGGPCARRTDDLVAVLGGEPVSSNGELVTTSSVPDLMAVYCDTLDAIGHDGGDADPRIPGALEDIDRQIGRIVAAAKEAGVYDSTAFVITGDHGMTTFDKGFAAEGLAAIEAAGFTPQVLTSGQSPAPGTDVAIVVGGVADVRLIGERAGDRAAVRRLERALTALPQVRNVFDKADQRRLRMSPNHGDLLVEPEPGWSFGATPADAAGRHGATTELRVPLVLAGAGVRPGAHPRGPRHVDVAPTISALLGYAPPSGSEGRVLREALRR, from the coding sequence ATGATGCCCTCGTTGCGAAAGATCCTCGCCACCAGCATCGCCGCCGCCACCGTGTGGACGGCCTCGACCGCCGTCGCGGCACCGCTGCCCGACGACGAACAGCAGAGCACCACCTCCCACGCCGACCGGACCGACCGCACCGACCGTGCCCACCGCGCCGACCACGTCGTCCTCCTGGCCCTGGACGGGTTCGACGTCGAGTACCTCGACCTGGTGCGCGACGACGCCGGCTCCCCCGGCACCGTCGAGATGCCGAACCTGCGCGCCCTGCTGCGCCGGGGCAGCGTGACCACCTCGACCGGTGTGATGACGTCGATCACCAACCCGTCGTGGTCGTCCGTCGCCACGGGCTCCTGGCCCGCGACCCACCGCAACACCGCCTACTGGTTCGATCCCGCGACGAACACGGCGCGGGGCCAGCAGCGCGACCTCGCTGTGCCGACCGTCGCCCAGTCGATCCGCGAGCAGGGCGGCACCGTGTTCTCCGCGCAGTGGTTCATCCTGCAGAACTACGGCGTCACCTTCGGCGACCCCGACGCCCTGTACACGCAGCCCGGCGGCCCCTGCGCGCGCCGCACCGACGACCTGGTCGCCGTGCTGGGCGGGGAGCCGGTCAGCTCGAACGGCGAGCTGGTCACCACCAGCAGCGTCCCCGACCTGATGGCGGTCTACTGCGACACGCTCGACGCGATCGGGCACGACGGCGGTGACGCCGACCCGCGTATCCCCGGCGCCCTGGAGGACATCGACCGGCAGATCGGCCGCATCGTCGCCGCTGCGAAGGAGGCGGGCGTCTACGACAGCACCGCGTTCGTCATCACCGGCGACCACGGCATGACCACCTTCGACAAGGGCTTCGCCGCCGAGGGGCTGGCCGCGATCGAGGCGGCCGGCTTCACGCCCCAGGTCCTGACCAGCGGGCAGTCGCCGGCCCCGGGCACCGACGTCGCGATCGTGGTCGGCGGCGTCGCCGACGTGCGACTGATCGGCGAGCGTGCCGGCGACCGCGCCGCCGTCCGCCGCCTGGAGCGGGCGCTGACGGCGCTGCCGCAGGTGCGGAACGTCTTCGACAAGGCCGACCAGCGGCGCCTGCGGATGAGCCCGAACCACGGCGACCTGCTCGTCGAGCCGGAGCCGGGCTGGTCGTTCGGCGCCACCCCTGCCGACGCCGCCGGGCGGCACGGCGCGACCACCGAGCTGCGCGTGCCGCTCGTCCTCGCCGGTGCGGGCGTACGGCCGGGAGCGCACCCGCGCGGCCCGCGGCACGTCGACGTCGCGCCGACGATCTCGGCGCTGCTGGGCTACGCGCCGCCGTCGGGCAGCGAGGGCCGGGTGCTGCGCGAGGCGCTGCGCCGCTGA
- a CDS encoding vitamin K epoxide reductase family protein codes for MTDTGATTTSSDSSLDSSPDGENDVAVTGPTPLGGRAMALLLVVLGAVGFAASFALAWEKYLKLLDPDRTASCSINLFVDCGAAMSSWQGALLGFPNPYLGVAAFPVVITTGVVLLVGARLPRWYWMSLLVGTVLGQALVFFLMYTSFHVIVALCPYCMVVWTIMWPLLWYQLVRGVQSGDLPVGAGLRNVMVGNRHIILIIGYVAAVAWLMLSVGGDLVASF; via the coding sequence GTGACTGATACCGGGGCGACCACGACGTCGTCGGACAGCTCGTTGGACAGCTCGCCGGACGGCGAGAACGACGTCGCGGTGACGGGCCCCACGCCGCTCGGCGGCCGGGCCATGGCGCTGCTCCTGGTGGTGCTGGGCGCGGTCGGCTTCGCCGCCTCGTTCGCCCTGGCCTGGGAGAAGTACCTCAAGCTGCTCGACCCGGACCGGACGGCGTCCTGCAGCATCAACCTGTTCGTCGACTGCGGCGCCGCGATGTCCTCGTGGCAGGGCGCGCTGCTCGGCTTCCCGAACCCCTACCTGGGCGTGGCGGCCTTCCCTGTCGTGATCACGACGGGCGTGGTGCTGCTGGTCGGCGCCCGCCTGCCGCGCTGGTACTGGATGTCGCTGCTGGTCGGCACCGTGCTGGGCCAGGCGCTCGTGTTCTTCCTGATGTACACGAGCTTCCACGTCATCGTCGCGCTGTGCCCCTACTGCATGGTCGTGTGGACCATCATGTGGCCGCTGCTCTGGTACCAGCTGGTGCGCGGCGTGCAGTCGGGCGACCTGCCCGTCGGCGCCGGCCTGCGGAACGTGATGGTCGGCAACCGGCACATCATCCTGATCATTGGTTACGTCGCGGCCGTGGCGTGGCTGATGCTCTCGGTGGGTGGGGACCTGGTCGCGTCGTTCTGA